A region from the Desulfomarina profundi genome encodes:
- the gpmI gene encoding 2,3-bisphosphoglycerate-independent phosphoglycerate mutase, with amino-acid sequence MTVDKLKKYAGYSEFSGPVVLVIMDGVGIGPGDESDGVHMANTPVLDRLFQEKLFTRLKAHGSAVGLPSENDMGNSEVGHNALGAGRIFSQGAQLVNEAISSGSVTAGSSWAMIRQCAEAGGTIHFIGLVSDGNVHSHIDHLFGLLDQCSANGFKKVRVHALLDGRDVDPKSALNYIKPLEEKLSRLSGNGADYRIASGGGRMITTMDRYNANWSVVERGWKAHVLGEGRFFSSASEAVSTYYSEDPEMTDQYMESFVIVEDDVPVGTIEDGDAVVFFNFRGDRAIEISRAFEEDGFSEFDRVRKPDVFYAGLMQYDGDAEIPANYLIEPPAISKTLGEYLCRAEVSSFAISETQKFGHVTYFWNGNRSGYIDEKFELYEEIPSDKIEFDQRPWMKAAEITDRVLEIIAGANHKFIRLNLANGDMVGHTGFPASIRIAVETVDISLKRILDAVQKAGGITVVTADHGNADCMWKKKNGTITPMVAHTLNPVPFIVKDYSDSNSFTMADIQNPGLANVAATLCVLLGYIPPDDYEPSLLEWKSSTTDS; translated from the coding sequence ATGACAGTAGACAAGCTGAAAAAGTATGCGGGGTACTCCGAGTTTTCCGGTCCCGTGGTACTTGTAATAATGGATGGTGTAGGCATTGGACCCGGTGATGAAAGTGATGGGGTCCATATGGCAAATACCCCGGTTCTTGACCGGCTTTTCCAGGAGAAACTTTTTACCCGCCTGAAGGCTCATGGTTCCGCGGTTGGTCTGCCTTCTGAAAATGATATGGGAAATTCCGAGGTGGGGCATAATGCCCTTGGTGCAGGCAGGATCTTTTCCCAGGGGGCGCAACTGGTGAATGAGGCAATATCTTCCGGTTCGGTTACTGCAGGATCAAGTTGGGCAATGATACGACAATGTGCCGAAGCGGGTGGAACAATACATTTCATCGGTCTCGTCTCCGATGGTAATGTGCACAGTCATATTGATCATCTTTTTGGTCTGCTGGATCAGTGTTCTGCAAACGGATTTAAAAAAGTCAGGGTTCATGCCCTTCTGGACGGACGTGATGTGGACCCGAAGAGTGCTCTGAATTATATCAAGCCACTTGAGGAGAAACTGAGCCGGCTTTCAGGAAACGGAGCCGATTATAGAATTGCTTCCGGGGGTGGCAGGATGATAACCACCATGGATCGCTACAACGCAAACTGGTCCGTTGTGGAAAGGGGATGGAAGGCCCATGTTCTGGGGGAAGGCAGGTTCTTTTCATCAGCTTCCGAGGCGGTGTCAACCTATTACAGTGAAGACCCGGAGATGACCGATCAATATATGGAAAGTTTTGTCATTGTGGAAGATGACGTTCCTGTCGGTACCATTGAGGATGGGGATGCCGTCGTGTTTTTTAATTTCAGGGGAGACCGGGCCATTGAGATTTCCAGGGCTTTTGAGGAAGACGGTTTCAGTGAATTTGACCGGGTGAGAAAACCGGATGTTTTTTATGCCGGATTGATGCAGTACGATGGTGATGCGGAGATTCCTGCGAATTACCTGATCGAACCACCGGCCATCAGCAAGACCCTCGGCGAGTATCTCTGCAGGGCGGAAGTGAGTTCCTTTGCCATTTCAGAAACCCAGAAGTTTGGTCATGTGACCTATTTCTGGAACGGTAACAGGTCTGGTTATATCGACGAAAAGTTTGAGCTTTATGAAGAAATCCCGTCGGACAAGATAGAATTTGATCAGCGTCCATGGATGAAGGCGGCGGAAATTACCGACAGGGTTCTTGAGATAATTGCCGGAGCCAACCATAAATTTATCCGTCTCAACCTGGCAAACGGAGATATGGTGGGCCACACCGGCTTTCCTGCCTCCATTCGCATTGCTGTGGAAACGGTTGATATATCACTGAAAAGAATACTCGATGCAGTTCAAAAAGCCGGTGGTATAACCGTTGTCACGGCTGATCATGGTAACGCCGACTGTATGTGGAAGAAGAAAAACGGCACAATTACACCCATGGTGGCCCATACCCTCAACCCTGTACCTTTCATTGTGAAGGATTACAGCGACAGCAACAGTTTTACAATGGCCGATATCCAAAATCCAGGACTGGCCAACGTGGCAGCAACCCTGTGTGTTCTCCTGGGTTACATTCCGCCGGATGATTATGAACCATCATTGCTTGAGTGGAAATCCTCTACAACAGATAGTTGA
- a CDS encoding molybdopterin molybdotransferase MoeA translates to MYKKIRVGIVSTGDEIIPFQEKPRTGQIRNINSLTLTGMVRRLGGEVTDYGIVSDHRDIFFPALEKAVQENDIVLFSGGSSVGVRDLGEQAVETLGPPGILVHGVALKPGKPILIGMSGATPVFGLPGHPVSALVCFDLFVGPAIRALQGKNEILPEPGLSCVLSRNINSAAGRRDLVRVKLKLENDTWTAYPILGKSGSISTLSRADGFFVIDEENQGVSRDDQVLVYLYQ, encoded by the coding sequence GTGTATAAAAAAATCAGGGTCGGTATTGTCTCCACAGGAGATGAAATAATTCCTTTCCAGGAAAAACCCCGGACAGGCCAGATAAGAAACATAAATTCCCTGACCCTGACCGGCATGGTCAGGCGGCTCGGTGGAGAAGTAACCGACTACGGGATCGTTTCAGACCACAGGGATATATTTTTTCCCGCTCTTGAGAAAGCAGTGCAGGAAAATGATATCGTACTCTTTTCCGGGGGCAGCTCTGTTGGTGTTCGGGATCTGGGTGAACAGGCGGTCGAGACCCTTGGTCCTCCCGGAATCCTTGTTCATGGTGTCGCTCTCAAACCGGGCAAACCCATCTTAATCGGGATGAGCGGAGCCACTCCTGTTTTTGGCCTTCCGGGTCACCCTGTTTCTGCACTGGTCTGTTTTGATCTCTTTGTCGGCCCGGCAATCCGTGCCCTCCAAGGAAAAAATGAAATCCTCCCCGAGCCCGGCCTCAGCTGTGTTTTAAGCCGTAATATCAACTCCGCTGCCGGTAGACGTGATCTGGTGCGGGTAAAACTCAAACTCGAGAACGACACATGGACGGCCTACCCCATCCTTGGCAAATCCGGTTCCATCTCCACCCTCTCAAGGGCTGACGGATTTTTTGTGATTGATGAGGAAAACCAAGGCGTTTCCAGAGATGACCAAGTTCTTGTATATCTCTACCAATGA
- a CDS encoding DarP family protein encodes MTERISKSARKRRFKQEEAAAEELSRLSDRDLKVFPGGEAVRSEIIACRGLKGGARKRQVKYLAKVMRQDSMDDLLDYLAEKKGSAVKRTMAHKEAERLRDVVINEAMDFQQFCLQNGEEWEPDWPGDEIASIVAAYPLNERELRQSVFQYTRTRIHSHYREVFRILKAAVDKKDMLDRISPEKT; translated from the coding sequence ATGACTGAACGAATCAGTAAATCGGCAAGAAAAAGAAGATTCAAACAGGAGGAAGCCGCGGCTGAAGAACTGTCCAGGCTTTCAGACAGGGATCTCAAGGTGTTTCCCGGTGGCGAGGCAGTGAGGTCGGAAATTATAGCCTGCAGGGGATTGAAGGGTGGAGCACGGAAAAGACAGGTCAAGTATCTTGCAAAGGTGATGCGCCAGGATTCCATGGATGATCTGCTCGACTATCTTGCAGAAAAAAAAGGTTCTGCCGTAAAACGGACAATGGCCCACAAGGAGGCGGAGAGATTGAGGGATGTTGTCATTAATGAGGCGATGGATTTCCAGCAGTTCTGCCTGCAGAATGGAGAAGAGTGGGAGCCTGACTGGCCCGGTGATGAAATTGCCTCCATTGTCGCAGCTTATCCGTTGAATGAGAGAGAGTTGAGGCAGTCCGTGTTCCAGTATACCAGAACACGGATTCATTCCCATTACCGGGAGGTGTTCAGGATCCTGAAGGCTGCGGTGGATAAGAAAGATATGCTGGACAGGATCAGTCCGGAAAAGACCTGA